The proteins below come from a single Mytilus edulis chromosome 5, xbMytEdul2.2, whole genome shotgun sequence genomic window:
- the LOC139523848 gene encoding uncharacterized protein, translating into MTSNYSILHLKTSEEFLSSDKFDKPSLVGTSEGKSLASTYLTKNVEDLCIKENLTIDVDSELHITTCYCKDKPCKCSPFCTPVRAYFDARDGFTRKELLHDIKQCKGEAEMSQLDWLINCPTQLLQGDSCASIVSSGDIDAVVLHLFTLSHLWPKNENASYKNTVYVILKKANPMFDIYNITAILETLEKKTLDKHIGIKVAIALSLGGNDFLPKFHSISHSTKLDTYMNIESINRLLIQITEENNKVACILFDTRVYKEYLKHIYFPKNYSPVSLTYQEVRQISIQLLSKKQKDGTRNPQLWLPPESVVERLARNVSCLIKYYLSAGNHSAQLPDFLTEGCLVKSSTGEIEYDFGDDAYVKDIHSVITIPQEDIMLKISGKKKTTKRKMLATPQKGRNRKMKPKASTPKKSSAESGTSVNNN; encoded by the exons ATGACTTCAAATTACTCCATTTTACACTTGAAAACATCGGAAGAATTTCTAAGCTCTGATAAGTTTGATAAACCATCATTGGTTGGTACATCTGAGGGGAAAAGTTTAGCCAGTACATATTTAACTAAAAATGTTGAAGATCTATGCATAAAGGAAAATTTAACTATTGATGTAGACAGTGAACTGCACATTACAACCTGCTATTGTAAAGATAAACCATGCAAATGCTCTCCATTTTGCACCCCTGTTAGGGCATATTTTGATGCACGAGATGGTTTTACAAGAAAAGAACTGCTGCATGATATTAAACAATGTAAAGGAGAGGCAGAAATGTCGCAACTTGATTGGCTTATCAACTGTCCAACTCAACTTTTACAAGGCGATTCATGTGCAAGTATAGTGTCCTCCGGTGATATTGATGCTGTAGTTCTACATTTATTTACACTATCACATTTATggccaaaaaatgaaaatgcatcCTACAAGAATACAGTTTACGTTATTTTAAAGAAGGCAAATCCTATGTTTGACATCTATAATATTACAGCAATTTTGGAAACACTTGAGAAAAAAACTTTGGACAAGCATATTGGTATAAAAGTTGCTATTGCACTAAGTCTAGGAGGAAATGATTTTCTGCCTAAATTTCATTCTATCTCTCATTCTACAAAATTGGACACCTATATGAACATTGAAAGCATTAATCGACTTTTAATACAAATCACTGAAGAAAACAACAAGGTTGCATGTATACTATTTGACACAAGAGTCTACAAAGAATACTTAAAACACATCTACTTCCCAAAGAACTATTCCCCTGTCAGTTTAACATACCAGGAAGTCAGACAGATATCCATCCAACTACTtagcaaaaaacaaaaagacgGAACAAGAAATCCACAGTTATGGTTGCCACCAGAGTCAGTTGTAGAAAGACTAGCTCGAAATGTATCTTGCCTTATTAAATACTATTTGTCAGCAGGCAACCATTCTGCACAACTTCCTGACTTTTTAACTGAGGGATGTCTTGTTAAATCAAGTACAGGAGAAATTGAGTACGACTTTGGTGACGATGCTTACGTCAAAGATATTCATTCTGTAATTACAATTCCACAAGAAGACATAATGCTGAAGATAAGCGGTAAGAAGAAAACGACTAAACGGAAGATGTTAGCTACACCTCAGAAAGGAAGGAATAGGAAAATGAAACCAAAAGCTTCAACACCAAA AAAATCATCAGCAGAATCTGGAACATCTGTTAACAATAACTAG